From the Coffea eugenioides isolate CCC68of chromosome 1, Ceug_1.0, whole genome shotgun sequence genome, the window TCAGGATATGATTAATTCTTTGGCATCtgatgaagaaaagaaaaaatatgacAACTATCTTGTTAGATCCTTTATAGAGGACAAAAAGACTATCAAGTGGTGCCCTGCACCAGGATGTGATTTTGCAGTTGAATTCGTGCTTGGGAGTAGCAGTAGCGATAGCAACTTTGATGTTACTTGTGATTGTTCACATGGATTTTGTTGGAACTGtttggaggaagctcatagTCCAGCAGATTGTGAAATTGTGGCCAAGTGGATGGTGAAAAACAGTTCTGAATCCGAAAACATGAAGTGGATATTGTACAATTCCAAGCCTTGTCCAAGTTGCAAAACGCCAATTCAGAAGAGTCAGGGTTGTATGCACATGACCTGTGCAGAACCATGCCGTTTTCAGTTTTGTTGGCTATGTTTAGGTCCATGGTCGGAACACATTACAGGAGGTGTTTACGGTTGTAATAAGTATCAGGAATCCAAGGATGATGAAGCGAAAGAGTACAGTGAAGCTGATAGGAGGGAAAGGGCTAAGTATTATATGGAAAGATATGCACATCATTACGAGAGATGGGCCGGTAACCATTCCTCCAGACAAAGAGCTTTGGAGGATAGGGAAACAATGAAGACTGTTAATATTGAGAAGCTGAGTCAAATCCAGACCCAAACCGAGGGAATGTTGAAGTTTATCATCGATGCATGGGATCAGATTGTGGAATGTAGGAGGGTTTTAAAATGGAGCTACGCCTATGGCTATTATCTACCTGAAGAAAAGCACGCAAAAAAGGAGCTTTTCGAGTTCTTGCAAGCGGAAGCAGAGGCTAGTTTGGAGAGACTTCATGACTGTGCAGAGAATGAACTTTTGGTACACCTCAATGCAGAAGGTCCTTCGGAGGACTTCAATGATTTTCGTATCAAGTTAGATCGTCTGACTCGTGCTACTAGAAATTACTTTCATAAATTGGTTACAGCACTAGGGAATGGTCTTTCAGAAGTCGATTCATAAACAGCTTCCTCATTGCAAGAAGAGAAGCTCCAAAGGATTCCATACATGTACCAGCAATATTGACAGCATCTGTACCTTTCTATGCT encodes:
- the LOC113765884 gene encoding probable E3 ubiquitin-protein ligase ARI8; this translates as MESEDSYQESEDYYQESDQEDYSIDEDEEFNDDNNIDDDEEFIKNNHPEEECLEEKNYTVLKQEDIRRRLEDDIAKISSVLSVSREAAIRLLCRSNWSVIEVQDRWFMDEEKARKACGLSENKPVIQKTSKKKFFCRICLEKNGKKKAVSAACGHLFCKACWETYIRISINDGRGCLMLRCPQPSCGTPVGQDMINSLASDEEKKKYDNYLVRSFIEDKKTIKWCPAPGCDFAVEFVLGSSSSDSNFDVTCDCSHGFCWNCLEEAHSPADCEIVAKWMVKNSSESENMKWILYNSKPCPSCKTPIQKSQGCMHMTCAEPCRFQFCWLCLGPWSEHITGGVYGCNKYQESKDDEAKEYSEADRRERAKYYMERYAHHYERWAGNHSSRQRALEDRETMKTVNIEKLSQIQTQTEGMLKFIIDAWDQIVECRRVLKWSYAYGYYLPEEKHAKKELFEFLQAEAEASLERLHDCAENELLVHLNAEGPSEDFNDFRIKLDRLTRATRNYFHKLVTALGNGLSEVDS